AAAGTGTCAATAAGGTTATAGACCAGCTGGCTTTCAAACACCACGAGACCATGTCCCCTTAACGGCTCCATCCTGAATACGTGAAGACTTGTGGGTACCGGAAGGCTGCGGACAAATTCAGAAAATTTCAGGGTGTCAAATGGGTTGGCAGACACGTCAACATTGGTCTGGAGCAGGGAAGACAATGTGGCCCGAACTTCCCTGGACAGGCGTTCGTTGATCACGTCAAAAGTAGGCATCCTTGCCCTGACCACCTTGTCCTGGCTGGTAAAATCATAGGCAACGACCCCTTCAACCGGCTCCTCAGCAATATCCGGAATATCGGTTTCGGTTTCTACTTCTCCGGAATCCAGTCCGTCTAATAGACTGTCAACTTCGTCCTGGGATAGTATTTCACTCATGGCACCATCACTGCATTAAAAATTTAGTAAAATAAATATGCCGTATCGCAACTTTGGGGAAAATTTGATTTATTCGGTTAAGAAGTGCGACTTTCAGTTTAATTTTGCCCTGGGGGGTTCGCAGCTCCATCCATCTCATTTGTCGCATCTGGGTTTCAATTATTTTTCTGATCCTGGGCTCCATGGTATACACCTGTCTTCGAAATTCCGGCTCGATCATTTCAAGGGCGATACCCAGAGATATGTAATGCATCGTTGAATCTTGTCTTAAAAAAATTTGTTCAAAGGGTTCGAGCTGTACAATATCTTCAAATATTGCTTTGTTTTGGTCTTCTAAGGCCGCCTGAATGCTTTCTTCCGTCACGACATCTTCTCCGGCCGTTTGTTCCGGTGCCTCTTCTTCCTTGCCGCCGGACAGGAGAAGGAATACGCTTGCCCCAATCCCGATCAATAAAAATAAAGCCAAAAGTATAATAATGATCAGCTTTTTTTTTCCTGACAGCAGTTTGCCGATAAATCCAGTTTTGACAGGTTTTTCATCTGAATCCCCGTCTTCATCGTTCATAGATTCAATCAGTTCATCGTCTTCAAGTTTTTCCAGCAGATCGTCAGCCACAATTCCTCCCAAAATAATCTGGTCGTTTATCCAGGCGGCCCTTGCAGGCGGCAATTGCGAATATTTTTGATAAATCAGGTTTATGGTCGGCCCATGGCCGTTATAAGAAAATGTTAGCAAACCTTATGCCAGCCTGCATGGGTTTTTACCTGGATCGTGCGGAAACAAAAGTTTATTGGTAAAGGTTATATGAAAGAAGCATTTTTTGCAAAATTATTTATTGATAGATAACCCCATCGTAGGGGATAAGAAACCGGATATCGCGCCTGCGCACAATAATCCGGTGAAAATCGTCACTTTTGCCATGGATCTGTCAAAACATTGACAGATCCATGGCAAAAAGCGGGAGGGGGGCTTTATGCAACAAAGTGCAGCGACCCACTGTCATTTACAGTAGCGGTCTGAATCGTTAAAAGATCTGCTGTGCCTTCCTGGGTCTCGTCATCGGCCCCACGTTTTGCTTGTCGTTTTCCGTTTGACTGATGCTGGGTCCTTGCATCCGCCATGGACTGCTGGAAATCGCTGCTCATATCAACTTCGAAGCTCTCAAGATTGATCCCCGAGGAAGAGAGCATGGTTTTGATTTCATTGACATTGGCTGTCAGAATATCTTTTGCTGACTGGTGCTCGGTGATTACGCTGACCTTCATGGAGCTGCCGTTATGGTCGATATTCATATACACCCGGCCTAACTCAGGGGGTTTTAGTTGCATCCGGATGGTGTCGTTACCCGTATTGATCGACCGGGCAATGCTTTTTCCCACCTGCCGGGTGACAAAGTCCGGCAGTGTGGATGTGGCCTGCTGGGTGCGCTGTGTGCCGGAAGTTCCTACCGTCGAGGTTGTGGTGGCTTTTTCCACGCCAAAAACAAGGGGCTGGGTTTCTGAACTTTTAGACGTTGTCTCTCCTGACAGGGCGTTGGTGGTGGACACCGTTTTTTCCAGCGTTGCGGCATCGGACGGGGCTGCTGCTTTGATGGTCATCTGTGATGTCGATTCCTTGGTTGTTTTTGTTGTGTCTGAAACCGCGTTGGCTATTTTTAATGATCTATCAGAATCGGCTGCCGCTGTTTGGATATCATTGGAGACCGTATTCTCTAATGCCTGGGCCTCGGCAGTCGTTTGTGTCTTCACGTCGCTTCCTTTTACCTGATCCATGAACTGCACCTGGAACCGGCCCTCGATTTCTTTGACCATGGCGTCCGAATTTGCGCTGATCGTTATGGCGGAATCGACAGTCTCCTCACTGTCGCCCTGAATCGTCAGTCCGGAAAAAAGCTGATTCAGTAATCCGTGTCGGCCGGACTGAGTTGCAAGTGCATCAAACGAATCCGTTGTAAATATGTCTGACAGGGGGGTAAATCTGTCTGATACAGATTGTTCAGTTTGGCTCGATATAGTATCTTCTATCAGGTCAAGCTTTTGGGCAAAGGCATTAATTAACGTGTCCAGGGTCAACGGCTCGTCAGATTCTTCAATAAAAGAATCCAGATCAAGCTGTTTCAAAAGGGTCGTATATGAATCGTCTTCAGCATCTGTCTGATAGGTCGAGCCGGATTCTTTGGCCGTTTCCAAAAGCTGCTCTAATTGTACGATAAATTCGTCAAAATCAAATCCCCTGGACCCTTCGGAGACATTATCCATAATTGAGGTGATTTCCTGCTCATCCACACCCATCATTGACAAAAGAGATTTGATATAGGGAAGATCAGAGGTGGGCATGATCGTCTCTGCCTGGGTGATGTCCTCTTCTTCGGCAAGGGGAAGTTCAAACAACGCATCCATGAAATCGGATACAGATATCAGGTCGGTGTCCTCTTCAAGCGTAAGGGTCAAATCAGACATTAATTCTTCAACGGAAGCCTGATCAAAACCTGCTTGAACAAGCAGATCTCCGAGGGCTTCGAGTCCGCCCTCATCCAAAGATAGATTGTCCAGGTCGCCATTGGAAAGGGATAAAAGCAGATTCTTTAGCTGGGTGAGAAATTCAGTGCCGCCGCCATTTTCCAACGCGTCTTCAATATCTGAAACCTTCTGTTTCATCTTTCGGACAACAAA
This window of the uncultured Desulfobacter sp. genome carries:
- a CDS encoding flagellar basal body-associated FliL family protein, which translates into the protein MLTFSYNGHGPTINLIYQKYSQLPPARAAWINDQIILGGIVADDLLEKLEDDELIESMNDEDGDSDEKPVKTGFIGKLLSGKKKLIIIILLALFLLIGIGASVFLLLSGGKEEEAPEQTAGEDVVTEESIQAALEDQNKAIFEDIVQLEPFEQIFLRQDSTMHYISLGIALEMIEPEFRRQVYTMEPRIRKIIETQMRQMRWMELRTPQGKIKLKVALLNRINQIFPKVAIRHIYFTKFLMQ
- a CDS encoding flagellar hook-length control protein FliK, producing MLSNTSNINALLTGSSSDALMGATSSSTAVKDSDVGVSEFQGQLDKTMQQASDMKSTSESDAVVEKTTREGDTVAEDTDACLSETCSGQTEDAVLDTSQKPNLSTGEQDTELSTVEEACFVVRKMKQKVSDIEDALENGGGTEFLTQLKNLLLSLSNGDLDNLSLDEGGLEALGDLLVQAGFDQASVEELMSDLTLTLEEDTDLISVSDFMDALFELPLAEEEDITQAETIMPTSDLPYIKSLLSMMGVDEQEITSIMDNVSEGSRGFDFDEFIVQLEQLLETAKESGSTYQTDAEDDSYTTLLKQLDLDSFIEESDEPLTLDTLINAFAQKLDLIEDTISSQTEQSVSDRFTPLSDIFTTDSFDALATQSGRHGLLNQLFSGLTIQGDSEETVDSAITISANSDAMVKEIEGRFQVQFMDQVKGSDVKTQTTAEAQALENTVSNDIQTAAADSDRSLKIANAVSDTTKTTKESTSQMTIKAAAPSDAATLEKTVSTTNALSGETTSKSSETQPLVFGVEKATTTSTVGTSGTQRTQQATSTLPDFVTRQVGKSIARSINTGNDTIRMQLKPPELGRVYMNIDHNGSSMKVSVITEHQSAKDILTANVNEIKTMLSSSGINLESFEVDMSSDFQQSMADARTQHQSNGKRQAKRGADDETQEGTADLLTIQTATVNDSGSLHFVA